A genomic region of Polyangiaceae bacterium contains the following coding sequences:
- a CDS encoding BamA/TamA family outer membrane protein, with product MRPLHAQTPGERAVTSGEEPQGALAVPVLGPAPDIRALVGKPIRRVEIVSTGTRFRAAARVESVRPGEPFGAEASRKAMRELGQTGQFARISTEAVPESGGVVLRIHVLPRRIVSSVQLAGATLDRSATLDAARIRDGSEITEPALGEITERVRRYYAEHGHPKAKVTADISDTDVPTHVVLRLDIDPGTPRTITRRFFQVAKPMARELGDVSGKYRMGIGARIDEPLLDEADRELAESLRESGFLRAQVKHQVRESNGGSDLYVEVDPGPRIVPVFEGNHSIDSVELALTITQVKGLELKTQDLIDKLVRYYVERGFLDATVTATERGGPNDPVHHIVLTIDEGSRVRVAKRVFPCLPKSWNPEQVGREIDSFLIEDLPGEKGFSLKDPNAALSLFSPRTAGRPVAKPLDLNPTTTYAPETYERALKHLRDLAFSRGYLHASIGPVSIDRATCDARSPAGQCLPLPTTPLVARCSLDPTGLPVPESEPPTSLSCRPDPLKHIECSREVTLRIPMHLGPQTILYDVGFEGSRVFSERQMFELTQLELGKPLSTIALEAARLRLLEAYRNRGYAYAEVAATIEPSPDHTRARARFAITERDQVIVGGFVVRGAVRTSEELILRRLTLTAGSPYVEREARTSEQRIGSLGTFSSVSVGLEDPEVPQKQKRVVITVTEQITQYLDPRVGFSTGEGLRFAVEYGHRNIGGLAIALTLRVQLSYLFDFIVLDPGVRADYERLSVGQQLERRNTASLTFPEIGLGPLVSFSVDGIDVRDNQRGFGISRQALVPTFAYRPRRNITVRLGGSAEVNEIDVFNDTAIDSPIIPLLRVPRGETVAFSGRLNFAWDGRNNAFAATKGALVALGSEYVNAIPIGEIASINSNFLRLSGRVAGYFELASKGGPSVAMSLAAGYNWQLGAQSQTYPDRLFFLGGVDTIRAFLADALVPEDVARGLVQKGQTTRSAVLANVPVRGGDLSINPRLELRVPLNDTFQTGFFLDAGNLWKEPSAIDFTLRYALGAGLRILTPVGPVALDYGINLNRREWEDFGAFHFSIGLF from the coding sequence GTGAGACCGCTTCATGCGCAGACGCCGGGAGAACGCGCCGTCACATCGGGGGAAGAGCCACAAGGGGCGCTGGCCGTCCCAGTGCTCGGCCCCGCACCGGACATCCGTGCGCTCGTGGGCAAACCCATTCGGCGCGTCGAAATCGTTAGTACCGGCACACGTTTCCGCGCCGCGGCCCGCGTCGAAAGCGTTCGTCCAGGCGAACCTTTCGGAGCCGAAGCTTCTCGAAAAGCGATGCGCGAGCTGGGACAAACTGGGCAATTTGCCCGCATTTCCACAGAAGCCGTGCCCGAAAGCGGCGGCGTCGTCCTCCGCATCCACGTTTTACCGCGGCGCATCGTGTCATCCGTCCAGCTCGCCGGCGCCACACTCGACCGCTCCGCCACGCTCGACGCTGCACGCATTCGCGACGGCAGCGAAATCACCGAGCCCGCACTTGGTGAAATCACCGAACGCGTGCGCCGTTACTACGCCGAGCACGGGCATCCCAAAGCGAAAGTAACGGCCGACATCTCGGACACCGACGTCCCCACGCACGTGGTGCTCCGTCTCGACATCGATCCGGGCACACCACGCACCATCACGCGAAGGTTTTTCCAAGTTGCAAAGCCAATGGCGCGCGAACTCGGGGATGTCAGCGGCAAGTACCGCATGGGGATCGGTGCGCGCATCGACGAACCGCTGCTCGACGAAGCCGACCGCGAGCTTGCGGAGAGCTTGCGCGAAAGCGGTTTCTTACGCGCGCAGGTGAAGCACCAGGTTCGCGAATCGAACGGCGGCAGCGACCTCTACGTCGAAGTCGATCCTGGTCCACGCATCGTGCCCGTGTTCGAAGGCAATCACTCGATCGACAGCGTCGAGCTCGCGCTGACGATTACGCAAGTGAAGGGTTTGGAGCTCAAAACCCAGGACCTGATCGACAAACTCGTGCGGTACTACGTCGAGCGCGGTTTCTTGGACGCCACCGTGACGGCAACCGAGCGTGGCGGACCTAATGATCCCGTGCACCACATCGTGCTCACGATCGACGAAGGTTCTCGAGTACGCGTGGCCAAGCGCGTATTTCCTTGCTTGCCGAAGTCATGGAACCCCGAACAAGTCGGCCGCGAGATCGACAGCTTTCTCATCGAGGATCTGCCCGGCGAAAAGGGTTTCTCGCTCAAGGATCCCAACGCTGCGCTCTCGCTCTTCAGTCCTCGTACGGCCGGCCGACCCGTCGCGAAACCGCTCGATCTGAACCCCACCACGACATACGCCCCGGAGACCTACGAACGAGCGTTGAAGCACTTGCGGGACCTCGCATTCAGCAGGGGGTACTTGCACGCGAGCATCGGTCCGGTGTCCATCGATCGCGCCACATGCGATGCGCGTTCGCCCGCTGGGCAGTGCTTGCCGCTGCCGACGACGCCATTGGTCGCGCGTTGCTCGCTCGATCCCACAGGCCTACCCGTGCCCGAGTCCGAGCCTCCAACGTCGCTCTCGTGCCGCCCCGATCCACTGAAGCACATCGAGTGTTCGCGAGAGGTCACGCTTCGCATTCCGATGCACCTTGGACCTCAAACGATCCTTTACGACGTTGGGTTCGAGGGCAGCCGCGTCTTTTCCGAACGGCAAATGTTCGAGCTCACGCAGCTCGAGCTGGGAAAACCTCTGTCCACCATTGCGCTCGAAGCGGCGCGTTTGCGGCTCCTCGAAGCGTATCGGAACCGTGGATACGCGTACGCCGAAGTTGCCGCGACGATCGAGCCTTCCCCCGATCACACACGCGCTCGAGCTCGTTTTGCGATCACCGAGCGAGATCAAGTCATCGTCGGAGGGTTTGTCGTGCGCGGCGCCGTGCGCACGAGCGAAGAGCTCATCCTTCGTCGCCTCACGCTCACCGCTGGCAGTCCTTACGTCGAACGCGAAGCACGCACGAGTGAGCAACGCATCGGATCGCTCGGTACATTTTCCAGCGTATCGGTGGGCCTCGAAGATCCCGAGGTTCCGCAAAAGCAGAAGCGCGTCGTCATCACCGTCACCGAACAGATCACGCAGTACCTCGATCCACGCGTCGGTTTCTCGACCGGTGAGGGTTTGCGTTTTGCCGTCGAATACGGCCATCGCAACATCGGCGGCCTCGCCATCGCCCTCACGCTGCGCGTTCAGCTTTCGTACCTCTTCGACTTCATCGTGCTCGATCCTGGCGTACGCGCCGACTACGAACGCCTCAGCGTCGGGCAGCAACTCGAACGGCGAAACACGGCGTCTCTCACGTTTCCCGAAATCGGTCTCGGGCCACTCGTCAGCTTCTCGGTCGACGGCATCGACGTTCGCGACAACCAACGCGGCTTCGGTATTTCCCGACAAGCTCTCGTGCCGACCTTCGCTTACAGGCCAAGGCGCAACATCACCGTACGCCTGGGTGGTTCGGCCGAGGTGAACGAGATCGACGTCTTCAACGACACGGCCATTGATTCACCCATCATCCCGCTGCTTCGCGTTCCACGAGGCGAGACCGTTGCATTTTCAGGACGTCTCAACTTCGCGTGGGATGGCCGCAACAATGCTTTCGCCGCAACCAAAGGCGCGCTCGTTGCGCTCGGTTCCGAGTACGTCAACGCAATTCCCATCGGCGAAATCGCGTCCATCAACAGCAACTTCTTGCGTTTGTCCGGGCGCGTTGCGGGGTACTTCGAGCTTGCTTCCAAGGGTGGTCCGAGCGTCGCGATGAGCCTTGCGGCTGGCTACAACTGGCAACTGGGCGCGCAGAGCCAAACCTATCCAGATCGCCTGTTTTTCTTGGGTGGCGTGGACACCATCCGTGCGTTTCTCGCCGACGCCTTGGTACCCGAAGACGTTGCGCGCGGACTCGTGCAGAAGGGACAAACCACACGATCCGCCGTCTTGGCGAACGTGCCCGTTCGAGGTGGTGACTTGTCGATCAATCCGCGTCTCGAGCTGCGCGTGCCGCTGAACGACACGTTTCAAACGGGATTTTTCCTCGACGCGGGCAACTTGTGGAAGGAACCCTCCGCCATCGACTTCACGCTTCGCTACGCGCTCGGCGCGGGTTTGCGCATCCTCACGCCCGTTGGGCCCGTCGCACTCGATTACGGCATCAACTTGAATCGCCGCGAGTGGGAGGACTTTGGCGCGTTCCACTTCTCGATTGGGCTTTTCTGA
- a CDS encoding PhnD/SsuA/transferrin family substrate-binding protein: MADSTMLIGAVAYDPKVVTFWEGMREHFQAHGLTIDFALFSNYERQLEALLHGHIDISWSSCISHVRAKRRTDGKVIGVVMRDRDRDACAKILIRREIIVKKLADLHGKTLAVGSRDSAQARIMPLYYLKQAGVDLSQVKLMAFDTDIGKHGDTQSSELDVLAAVHEGRAQAGIVGSLVWQAEQAAGRIDLRVLDVLWTTPTFDLRIFDALPSLPPDKIEAFRKILLEMNYANPKHRRLLDLEGLRRWMPGREQSFTPVRAALDDLVS; encoded by the coding sequence ATGGCTGATTCGACAATGCTGATTGGGGCCGTCGCCTATGACCCGAAGGTCGTGACCTTCTGGGAGGGCATGCGAGAGCACTTCCAAGCTCACGGCCTCACCATCGATTTCGCACTGTTCTCGAACTACGAGCGGCAACTCGAGGCCCTCCTGCACGGGCACATCGACATCTCTTGGAGCTCGTGCATTTCGCACGTGCGTGCGAAGAGACGCACCGACGGGAAGGTGATCGGTGTCGTCATGCGCGATCGCGACAGGGACGCGTGCGCGAAGATCCTGATCCGGCGCGAGATCATAGTGAAAAAACTGGCCGATCTGCACGGCAAGACGCTCGCCGTCGGTTCGCGTGATTCGGCCCAAGCGCGCATCATGCCGCTCTACTACCTCAAACAAGCCGGCGTGGATCTCAGCCAAGTCAAGCTCATGGCCTTCGACACCGACATCGGCAAGCACGGAGACACCCAATCGAGTGAGCTCGATGTGCTCGCTGCCGTGCATGAAGGACGCGCTCAAGCAGGCATCGTCGGAAGCCTCGTGTGGCAAGCCGAGCAAGCTGCGGGGCGCATCGACTTGCGCGTGCTCGACGTCTTGTGGACGACACCCACGTTCGATCTGCGCATCTTCGACGCTCTGCCAAGCCTGCCCCCGGACAAGATCGAAGCGTTCCGAAAGATCTTGCTCGAGATGAACTATGCGAATCCGAAACATCGACGCTTGCTCGATCTCGAAGGGCTGAGGCGCTGGATGCCGGGACGCGAACAAAGCTTCACCCCGGTACGCGCAGCTCTGGATGATTTGGTTTCGTAA
- a CDS encoding translocation/assembly module TamB domain-containing protein, whose protein sequence is MIGGSVATNRRTTRQGRRDRGRVLAFALCIVFALIGALPLALGALVRLSPVRAWAARKTAALIERELGVAARYRVSLQAWPLAIDLEDVVVDADDGGSPVATIERIGIRPRLFSLLNGELDVGEVEVLGPRLRFVVANGELANLHPKLPATSASDERSTRAPFSALAVTDARIDATIEGTRIDTREVDLDVTAEEDGAFEIALRAGLSTVVRTHPMPGRQDHEDMVDEDTLCRLDARVHVDHAGLTIRRLTLRGAADFDPDAGTNPGCALAREDARNVELNLGAFRVDVPLYASSIAPAPQPSDAPLAIPPPMSGRVRTRLPIALAHRFVDLPWVTGSVGLDVEIKHDGSTTLPHVSGRLEATEPGLSGKVFATTLDADLSIADDVVRLSKVNVTWANGEATIGEAKVEPFVAGIPASAGPVDIRNMNLEGILRDLGVHPQSWITWTLEKGHFDKFSGTISPLSLEGPMEFVTKNFEIFDRPTTDPARGHMLALAEANLRANFMVRPTGIIIDDLLIESPKSVLRSRVSLQFRSYLDAQLFEGTRIDLSELTPLKNIPMSGIAEITAIGRGPFSRPKIEANGSITDFNFSIFSFGDVERARIFFEPFDIHVVDAHLRKGDSRIAVPNVHIDFDAIPGIIVDADIDTRAAPHLWAHDFYDIVGIGDDPRFADLDTNASGTARLHFVSGGPEDRCGTGRLRVKTKMHLERASLYGEQFDDGDADVDLDWDDFEASAAGMRLDVHSASLRKGAGTVLAGATVRPGGRVTGQAIATGIPIDRVDALGRWGKPFDGSISGVAELFGTVSQLEARADVRMTPIRIGSASLPASQMDVAMTAAGSSGRTIGWTRCRNPRTAPFDRAEYDRDLSSGDFRVSGKLAGGQIVLDDVRMTRQKHKVVTGRVTTQALDLGALANLLPGVAFSATPPHGKLDASFNIAKLPFDDLARTRVSMALTALELERGGRRVALAGTPGPILIDNDTLTLPKIALVVDVAGVSAPVTIEGNVARLIAAPELDLGLQVGPLDLSHLSAGIPSIHRARGSVDGNLRIKGPPSALRYGGSARLRDGELALRGVPVSIDDADFDVAVTSSEARILKGTAKVGGGEMSVTGRVPIRGFELGKAEASIVMRGVKVPLADGINMTADADLEASFKPSTGEDEPEGKNLPEIKGLVTLTSFLYSRPIALSLDLNQLASGTRRTTVTTYDPKNDTFRFDVNVVAQKPLRLSNNLVDMQLDIAPPGLALSGTNQRYGARGLLRILPDSKLRLRSNEFTVREGLVRFDDPLRLAPKVDVRAQTEYRRYASTAGASTAAADTSTSAAATASLGQQWRINLYAHGDEENLKLDLTSEPSLSQEDIVLLLTLGLTRAEMDRGLASSLGESVGLEALAAITGADKAVKTIVPIIDEFRFGTSYSSRTGRTEPTVTLGKRITDEVRATVTTGITENREVRSSIEWRLGRRMILQGAYDNTNDVSSSPLGNLGADLRWRIEFE, encoded by the coding sequence ATGATCGGAGGAAGCGTTGCGACGAACCGGCGCACGACTCGGCAAGGACGCCGAGATCGTGGTCGCGTACTCGCGTTCGCACTCTGCATCGTGTTCGCACTCATCGGCGCACTCCCGCTCGCGCTCGGCGCACTCGTACGCCTCTCGCCCGTACGCGCGTGGGCTGCACGTAAAACCGCGGCTCTCATCGAACGCGAGCTCGGTGTTGCTGCGCGTTATCGAGTCTCCTTGCAGGCTTGGCCTCTCGCGATCGATCTCGAAGACGTCGTCGTCGATGCCGACGATGGAGGTAGCCCCGTTGCGACCATCGAACGCATCGGCATTCGGCCCCGACTCTTCTCACTCCTCAACGGCGAGCTCGACGTTGGAGAAGTCGAAGTCCTAGGGCCGCGATTGCGCTTCGTCGTGGCAAACGGCGAGCTTGCAAATTTGCACCCGAAACTGCCCGCCACGAGCGCGAGTGACGAACGCTCGACGCGCGCACCGTTCTCCGCACTGGCCGTCACGGACGCACGCATCGATGCAACCATCGAAGGCACTCGCATCGACACGCGCGAAGTCGACCTCGACGTCACCGCGGAAGAAGACGGCGCCTTTGAAATTGCCTTGCGCGCTGGGTTGTCCACGGTTGTCCGGACACACCCCATGCCGGGACGTCAGGACCACGAAGACATGGTCGATGAAGACACGCTGTGCCGCCTCGATGCACGCGTGCACGTCGATCACGCAGGCTTGACGATCCGCAGGCTGACGCTTCGTGGCGCCGCAGATTTCGATCCGGATGCCGGGACGAACCCTGGTTGTGCCCTCGCCCGAGAAGACGCTCGCAACGTCGAGCTGAACCTCGGCGCCTTCCGTGTCGACGTTCCGCTTTACGCAAGCTCGATTGCCCCTGCGCCGCAGCCTTCGGATGCGCCTCTGGCCATACCACCTCCGATGAGCGGCCGCGTGCGTACGCGTCTGCCCATCGCGCTCGCGCACCGATTCGTCGACTTGCCTTGGGTCACGGGCTCCGTGGGGCTCGATGTCGAAATCAAACACGACGGCTCGACGACCCTTCCGCATGTCTCCGGTCGCCTCGAAGCGACCGAGCCTGGACTGAGCGGCAAAGTCTTCGCCACGACGCTCGACGCCGATCTGTCGATTGCGGACGACGTCGTCCGGTTGTCCAAGGTGAACGTCACCTGGGCAAACGGGGAAGCCACGATCGGCGAAGCGAAGGTCGAACCGTTCGTCGCTGGCATACCGGCGTCCGCCGGTCCCGTCGATATCCGCAACATGAACCTCGAAGGGATCTTGCGCGACCTTGGCGTGCATCCGCAGTCGTGGATCACGTGGACGCTGGAAAAGGGTCACTTCGACAAGTTCAGCGGGACGATTTCTCCGCTTTCGCTCGAAGGTCCCATGGAGTTCGTCACAAAGAACTTCGAGATCTTCGATCGACCCACGACGGATCCAGCGCGTGGGCACATGCTCGCGCTCGCTGAGGCGAATCTGCGCGCCAACTTCATGGTTCGTCCCACGGGCATCATCATCGATGACCTGCTCATCGAAAGCCCGAAGTCGGTCCTGCGTTCGCGCGTTTCGCTCCAGTTTCGTAGTTATTTGGATGCCCAACTATTCGAGGGCACGCGGATCGATCTGTCGGAGCTGACGCCGCTCAAGAACATTCCGATGAGCGGCATCGCGGAAATTACGGCCATCGGACGAGGACCGTTCAGTCGCCCAAAGATCGAAGCCAACGGCTCGATCACGGACTTCAACTTTTCGATCTTTTCGTTTGGAGACGTCGAGCGCGCACGCATCTTCTTCGAACCGTTCGACATTCACGTCGTCGATGCGCATCTTCGCAAGGGCGACAGCAGGATCGCCGTTCCCAATGTGCACATCGATTTCGATGCCATCCCCGGCATCATCGTCGATGCGGACATCGACACGCGCGCGGCCCCCCATCTGTGGGCGCACGATTTTTACGACATCGTAGGAATCGGCGACGACCCTCGTTTTGCTGATCTCGACACGAATGCAAGCGGCACGGCGCGGCTGCATTTCGTCAGCGGCGGCCCCGAGGATCGTTGCGGCACGGGACGCCTTCGCGTGAAGACGAAGATGCATCTCGAACGCGCTTCGCTTTATGGCGAGCAGTTCGACGATGGTGACGCCGACGTCGACCTCGATTGGGACGACTTCGAAGCATCCGCGGCCGGCATGCGACTCGATGTCCATTCCGCGTCGCTTCGCAAAGGAGCGGGCACCGTCCTTGCCGGCGCGACGGTTCGTCCTGGCGGACGCGTGACGGGGCAAGCCATCGCGACGGGCATTCCCATCGATCGTGTCGACGCCCTCGGCCGCTGGGGCAAACCTTTCGATGGATCCATCTCGGGCGTCGCGGAGCTCTTTGGCACAGTCAGCCAGCTCGAGGCTCGTGCCGACGTGCGCATGACACCCATCCGCATCGGATCGGCTTCGCTCCCGGCGTCGCAGATGGACGTAGCGATGACCGCCGCAGGTTCGTCCGGCCGAACCATTGGATGGACGCGCTGCAGGAATCCGCGCACGGCCCCGTTCGATCGTGCCGAGTACGATCGCGACCTGTCTTCGGGCGATTTTCGCGTGAGCGGCAAGCTCGCCGGTGGCCAGATCGTGCTCGACGACGTCCGCATGACGCGGCAAAAGCACAAGGTCGTCACGGGCAGAGTCACGACGCAAGCGCTCGATCTTGGCGCTCTGGCGAACTTGCTTCCGGGTGTCGCGTTCAGTGCGACGCCGCCCCACGGCAAACTCGATGCGTCGTTCAACATCGCCAAACTCCCGTTCGACGATCTGGCGAGAACGCGCGTGTCGATGGCGCTCACGGCGCTCGAGCTCGAACGAGGTGGGCGTCGCGTTGCGCTTGCGGGCACGCCTGGGCCGATCCTCATCGACAACGACACGCTCACGCTGCCGAAGATTGCGCTCGTCGTGGATGTGGCCGGTGTGTCTGCGCCGGTCACCATCGAAGGCAACGTCGCGCGCCTCATTGCCGCACCCGAGCTCGATCTAGGCTTGCAGGTAGGGCCGCTCGATTTGTCGCACCTTTCCGCGGGGATTCCGTCGATTCATCGCGCACGAGGGTCCGTCGATGGAAACCTCCGCATCAAGGGCCCGCCGTCGGCGTTGCGCTACGGCGGATCGGCGCGCCTTCGCGATGGTGAGCTCGCGCTACGCGGTGTCCCCGTATCCATTGACGACGCGGATTTCGACGTCGCCGTGACGAGCAGCGAAGCGCGCATCTTGAAGGGCACCGCGAAGGTAGGCGGCGGCGAGATGAGCGTGACGGGACGCGTGCCGATTCGCGGGTTCGAGCTTGGCAAGGCCGAGGCATCCATCGTGATGCGCGGTGTGAAGGTCCCGCTTGCCGACGGGATCAACATGACCGCCGACGCGGACCTCGAAGCTTCGTTCAAGCCGTCGACGGGCGAGGACGAACCCGAAGGGAAAAACCTTCCGGAAATAAAAGGCTTGGTCACGCTCACGTCGTTCCTCTACTCGCGTCCCATCGCGCTCAGTTTGGACTTGAACCAACTCGCGAGTGGGACGAGGCGCACGACCGTGACGACGTACGATCCGAAGAACGACACGTTTCGCTTCGACGTGAACGTCGTTGCGCAGAAGCCCTTGCGGCTATCGAACAACCTCGTCGACATGCAGCTCGACATCGCGCCGCCGGGTCTTGCGCTTTCCGGGACGAACCAGCGTTATGGCGCGCGGGGCCTGCTCCGCATCCTGCCGGATTCGAAACTTCGTTTGAGAAGCAACGAATTCACGGTGCGTGAAGGCTTGGTTCGTTTCGACGATCCCTTGCGGTTGGCTCCGAAGGTGGACGTTCGAGCTCAAACGGAATATCGCCGGTATGCATCGACGGCTGGTGCGAGCACCGCGGCTGCCGACACGAGCACGAGTGCCGCTGCAACGGCGAGCCTTGGTCAGCAATGGCGCATCAACTTGTACGCGCACGGCGACGAGGAAAACCTCAAGCTCGATCTGACGAGCGAGCCGTCACTCAGTCAGGAAGACATCGTCTTGCTGTTGACGCTTGGGCTCACGCGCGCCGAGATGGACCGAGGTCTTGCTTCGTCACTTGGTGAAAGCGTGGGCCTCGAAGCGCTCGCAGCGATCACGGGTGCCGACAAAGCGGTCAAGACCATCGTGCCGATCATCGATGAATTCAGGTTTGGCACGTCGTACTCGTCGCGTACGGGACGAACAGAACCAACGGTGACGCTTGGCAAACGCATCACGGACGAGGTTCGTGCGACGGTCACGACGGGCATCACGGAGAACCGCGAGGTGCGTTCGAGCATCGAGTGGCGGCTTGGGCGCCGCATGATTTTGCAGGGCGCGTACGACAACACCAACGACGTCTCGAGCTCGCCGCTCGGCAACCTCGGCGCCGACCTTCGCTGGCGGATCGAGTTCGAGTGA
- a CDS encoding histidine phosphatase family protein, whose amino-acid sequence MRLYIMRHGHAADSSPTGRDRDRPLTDDGRRNIERVGALLRAHHGAQLPWILSSTYLRAAQTAEIMARFVADSAVQLDQHQELEADEPLPMSMLRGLAERDVDTLIVGHHPMVIAMLRILVRDSAKLPLGLQPGMLVGIERTKRDVPSSPVEGTFNVSTILKP is encoded by the coding sequence ATGCGCCTCTACATCATGCGGCACGGCCATGCGGCCGACTCATCGCCCACTGGGCGTGATCGCGATCGCCCTCTCACCGATGACGGCCGCCGCAACATCGAACGAGTCGGGGCGCTCTTGCGCGCGCACCATGGCGCCCAGTTGCCGTGGATTCTTTCGAGTACATACCTTCGTGCCGCCCAAACAGCCGAAATCATGGCTCGTTTCGTCGCTGATTCCGCGGTCCAGCTCGACCAGCATCAAGAGCTCGAAGCCGACGAACCTTTGCCCATGAGCATGTTGCGAGGGCTTGCCGAGCGCGATGTCGACACGCTCATCGTGGGTCATCATCCCATGGTCATCGCCATGCTGCGGATTCTCGTTCGGGACAGTGCGAAACTGCCGCTTGGTCTGCAACCTGGGATGCTCGTGGGCATCGAACGTACCAAGCGCGATGTTCCGTCTTCGCCCGTCGAGGGCACGTTCAACGTCTCCACGATTCTCAAGCCCTGA
- the recA gene encoding recombinase RecA, whose translation MSDDKNNKQKQAALDLVKASIEKEYGKGAIMCLKEGQALHDEVPAIPTGSLSLDIALGIGGYPRGRIIEIYGPESSGKTTLTLHAIASAQRAGGVAAFIDAEHALDVTYAKKLGVKTDELLISQPDYGEQALEIADMLVRSNAVDMIVIDSVAALVPKAEIEGDMGDSHVGLQARLMSQALRKLTGTVARSNVLLIFINQIRQKIGVMFGNPETTTGGNALKFYASVRLDIRSIGKIKETAAGGKEPSVVGNRTRVKVVKNKLAPPFREVEFDILYGQGISHSGDVIDLAAEANIVEKSGAWFSFQNDRIGQGRENARSYLEQHPETLEKIETLVLAKHGIRRNAKAGEPAPAAPAATGKKGSEAAAGRAPSKSN comes from the coding sequence ATGAGCGACGACAAGAACAACAAGCAAAAGCAAGCGGCCCTGGATCTCGTCAAGGCGAGCATCGAAAAAGAGTACGGCAAGGGTGCGATCATGTGCCTCAAGGAGGGCCAAGCCCTTCATGACGAGGTCCCTGCCATTCCAACCGGCTCGCTCTCGCTCGACATTGCGCTCGGAATCGGTGGGTATCCTCGCGGTCGCATCATCGAGATCTACGGACCGGAATCGAGCGGCAAGACGACGCTCACGCTCCACGCGATCGCCAGCGCGCAAAGGGCCGGAGGCGTGGCCGCGTTCATCGATGCCGAACATGCCCTCGACGTCACGTACGCCAAGAAGCTCGGCGTGAAGACCGACGAGCTGCTCATTTCGCAGCCCGACTACGGCGAGCAGGCACTCGAGATCGCCGACATGCTCGTGCGATCCAACGCCGTCGACATGATCGTCATCGACTCGGTCGCCGCGCTCGTTCCCAAAGCCGAGATCGAAGGCGACATGGGCGACAGCCACGTCGGGTTGCAGGCCCGACTCATGAGCCAGGCGCTCCGCAAGCTCACCGGCACGGTGGCTCGATCCAACGTGCTGCTCATCTTCATCAACCAGATCCGCCAGAAGATCGGCGTGATGTTCGGAAATCCCGAAACCACGACGGGCGGCAATGCCCTCAAGTTCTACGCGTCGGTGCGTCTCGACATCCGCTCGATTGGCAAGATCAAGGAAACGGCAGCCGGCGGCAAAGAGCCGTCCGTCGTGGGCAATCGTACGCGCGTGAAGGTCGTGAAGAACAAGCTCGCGCCTCCCTTCCGCGAGGTGGAGTTCGACATTCTTTACGGACAAGGCATCAGCCACTCGGGCGATGTCATCGATCTCGCGGCCGAGGCGAACATCGTCGAGAAGAGTGGAGCTTGGTTCTCGTTCCAGAACGATCGCATCGGTCAGGGACGAGAGAACGCTCGGTCGTATCTCGAGCAGCATCCCGAAACGCTCGAAAAGATTGAAACGCTGGTGCTTGCCAAGCACGGCATCCGCCGGAACGCAAAAGCGGGCGAGCCCGCTCCGGCCGCGCCTGCCGCGACGGGGAAGAAGGGTTCCGAGGCTGCAGCGGGTCGAGCTCCTTCGAAGTCGAACTGA
- a CDS encoding HDIG domain-containing protein: MNALAWATERAERGITAPVQLAETDDFRAAAERFLPDVRRAFDRIIMAPDAELGLDSLLECGALTTVLPEVKALVGFGDGEWRHKDVWKHTKQVVRQAVPRIEVRWAALLHDIGKVKTRTISPDGEVHFFGHAEVGARMFDRLDRRLPLFAPEPSLKSSVRFLILHHLRASQYDPSWTDSAVRRFAREMGDGLDDLFALSRADITTKRPEKKKKGLRQISELAERVEKLREIDAIVPPLPSGIGDDIMKTFGIPPSRKIGEIKKALEAAIDSGEIPSHECSEFYLQFLRENAARFF; the protein is encoded by the coding sequence ATGAACGCCCTTGCTTGGGCGACCGAACGTGCTGAACGAGGGATCACCGCTCCGGTGCAACTTGCCGAAACGGACGACTTTCGTGCAGCCGCCGAACGTTTCCTTCCCGATGTTCGTCGTGCATTCGATCGCATCATCATGGCGCCCGATGCCGAGCTCGGCCTCGATTCGCTGCTCGAATGCGGTGCCCTTACGACCGTGCTTCCCGAGGTCAAAGCGCTCGTTGGGTTTGGCGACGGCGAGTGGCGGCACAAGGACGTCTGGAAACACACGAAGCAAGTCGTGAGGCAAGCCGTTCCGCGCATCGAGGTTCGATGGGCGGCGCTTTTGCACGACATTGGCAAGGTCAAGACGCGCACCATTTCGCCCGATGGCGAAGTGCACTTCTTTGGTCATGCCGAAGTGGGCGCTCGCATGTTCGACAGGCTCGATCGTCGCCTGCCGCTCTTCGCGCCCGAGCCTTCGCTGAAGAGCTCGGTCCGATTTCTCATCCTGCATCACCTGCGGGCAAGCCAATACGATCCCTCATGGACCGACAGCGCCGTGCGAAGGTTTGCCCGCGAAATGGGCGACGGCCTCGACGATCTCTTTGCGCTCTCGCGCGCGGACATCACGACGAAGCGTCCTGAAAAAAAGAAAAAAGGGCTTCGTCAAATCAGCGAGCTTGCCGAACGAGTGGAAAAACTTCGCGAGATCGACGCCATCGTGCCTCCGCTTCCGAGCGGCATTGGGGACGACATCATGAAGACATTCGGCATTCCGCCTTCGCGCAAGATCGGCGAGATCAAGAAGGCACTCGAAGCCGCCATCGACAGCGGCGAGATCCCTTCGCACGAGTGCAGCGAGTTTTACTTGCAGTTTTTGCGGGAAAACGCAGCGCGGTTTTTCTGA